A region of Centropristis striata isolate RG_2023a ecotype Rhode Island chromosome 17, C.striata_1.0, whole genome shotgun sequence DNA encodes the following proteins:
- the LOC131989025 gene encoding GTPase IMAP family member 9-like isoform X1, translated as MSSYSKKEEPTGEPLVAGEEPALRIVLLGKVGVGKSASGNTILGREAFKSKGGLSALTEMCKRETGKTGVQDVVVVDTPGLFNIDKTDEELVSEIKKSIGYAEPGPHVFLIVLSVTDKYTEEERQMVEIIRQTFGKNIFDYTMVLFTCGQSLEKPILELIESNKHLHDLIITCNNGYHVFDNKHKSDQQVTELVEKIKARVKKAKGGCYTPKMLKEAEASLPKQVQSADEIRSNLKTKITILKATGFCGIMAGCVTGYLAREGEVTPTIAAVLGGLLGGLLGIGLAALILFTKNRIKCKCPCKK; from the coding sequence CAGGTGAAGAGCCGGCACTGAGGATCGTACTGCTTGGGAAGGTTGGAGTTGGGAAGAGTGCTTCAGGAAACACCATTCTGGGCAGAGAAGCATTCAAATCCAAGGGTGGTCTGTCTGCTCTCACAGAGATGTGCAAGAGGGAAACAGGGAAGACTGGCGTACAAGACGTGGTTGTTGTTGATACTCCAGGTCTGTTTAACATCGACAAGACTGACGAGGAGCTGGTGAGCGAGATCAAGAAATCCATCGGATATGCCGAGCCTGGTCCTCATGTGTTCCTGATTGTGCTGAGTGTGACCGACAAGTACACAGAGGAGGAAAGGCAAATGGTGGAAATCATTCGCCAGACTTTTggcaaaaacatatttgattACACGATGGTCTTGTTCACCTGTGGACAAAGTCTAGAAAAACCCATTCTAGAGTTGATTGAATCAAATAAGCATCTCCATGACCTGATCATAACTTGCAACAATGGATATCACGTTTTTGATAACAAACATAAGAGTGACCAGCAGGTCACTGAGCTGGTGGAGAAGATCAAAGCAAGGGTTAAGAAAGCGAAAGGAGGATGCTACACCCCTAAGATGCTCAAAGAGGCTGAAGCATCCTTACCTAAACAGGTACAAAGTGCAGATGAAATTAGATCCAATCTCAAAACCAAGATAACCATTCTTAAAGCAACTGGTTTTTGTGGAATAATGGCCGGATGTGTGACAGGGTATCTTGCGCGTGAAGGTGAGGTGACACCTACAATAGCAGCTGTGCTGGGAGGTCTGCTGGGTGGGTTACTGGGAATTGGATTGGCAGCTTTAATATTATTCACCAAAAACCGTATCAAGTGCAAATGCCCGTGCAAAAAGTGA
- the LOC131989025 gene encoding GTPase IMAP family member 9-like isoform X2, with amino-acid sequence MSSYSKKEEPTGEPLVGEEPALRIVLLGKVGVGKSASGNTILGREAFKSKGGLSALTEMCKRETGKTGVQDVVVVDTPGLFNIDKTDEELVSEIKKSIGYAEPGPHVFLIVLSVTDKYTEEERQMVEIIRQTFGKNIFDYTMVLFTCGQSLEKPILELIESNKHLHDLIITCNNGYHVFDNKHKSDQQVTELVEKIKARVKKAKGGCYTPKMLKEAEASLPKQVQSADEIRSNLKTKITILKATGFCGIMAGCVTGYLAREGEVTPTIAAVLGGLLGGLLGIGLAALILFTKNRIKCKCPCKK; translated from the coding sequence GTGAAGAGCCGGCACTGAGGATCGTACTGCTTGGGAAGGTTGGAGTTGGGAAGAGTGCTTCAGGAAACACCATTCTGGGCAGAGAAGCATTCAAATCCAAGGGTGGTCTGTCTGCTCTCACAGAGATGTGCAAGAGGGAAACAGGGAAGACTGGCGTACAAGACGTGGTTGTTGTTGATACTCCAGGTCTGTTTAACATCGACAAGACTGACGAGGAGCTGGTGAGCGAGATCAAGAAATCCATCGGATATGCCGAGCCTGGTCCTCATGTGTTCCTGATTGTGCTGAGTGTGACCGACAAGTACACAGAGGAGGAAAGGCAAATGGTGGAAATCATTCGCCAGACTTTTggcaaaaacatatttgattACACGATGGTCTTGTTCACCTGTGGACAAAGTCTAGAAAAACCCATTCTAGAGTTGATTGAATCAAATAAGCATCTCCATGACCTGATCATAACTTGCAACAATGGATATCACGTTTTTGATAACAAACATAAGAGTGACCAGCAGGTCACTGAGCTGGTGGAGAAGATCAAAGCAAGGGTTAAGAAAGCGAAAGGAGGATGCTACACCCCTAAGATGCTCAAAGAGGCTGAAGCATCCTTACCTAAACAGGTACAAAGTGCAGATGAAATTAGATCCAATCTCAAAACCAAGATAACCATTCTTAAAGCAACTGGTTTTTGTGGAATAATGGCCGGATGTGTGACAGGGTATCTTGCGCGTGAAGGTGAGGTGACACCTACAATAGCAGCTGTGCTGGGAGGTCTGCTGGGTGGGTTACTGGGAATTGGATTGGCAGCTTTAATATTATTCACCAAAAACCGTATCAAGTGCAAATGCCCGTGCAAAAAGTGA